The following coding sequences are from one Onychomys torridus chromosome 16, mOncTor1.1, whole genome shotgun sequence window:
- the Znf7 gene encoding zinc finger protein 7 isoform X2 — MEAVTFGDVAVHFSREEWQCLDSGQRALYREVMLENHSSVAGLGFLVFKPELISRLEQGQEPWVLDLQGAEGTEAPWICQTDSTIRTDHKQNCEYMNIPKRQIPGFGDNLDSKVWSENCSGGLGLRVSGSLFQKQHLNSETMAPKVTVQDCKELPATVLGSQPNEQRDSEKETGENCEVCGRVFRPTLNLDPYLEVSVQEKPFRCQECQKQLADHLEEKCTSNLPGKKPYKCEECGKAFRLCSQLNQHQRIHTGEKPFKCVDCGKAFRLSSKLIQHQRIHTGEKPYRCEECGKTFGQSSSLIHHQRIHTGERPYSCQECGKAFSQQSQLVRHRRTHTGERPYPCQECGKAFSQSSTLAHHQRMHAGEKSHMPRASESPILIAHERNNTVEKPFKCEECGKAFRWISRLSQHQLIHTGEKPFKCSKCTKAFGCSSRLIRHQRTHTGEKPFKCDECGKGFVQGSHLTQHQRIHTGEKPYVCNDCGKAFSQSSSLIYHQRIHKGEKPYECIQCGKAFSMSTQLTIHQRVHTGERPYKCSECGKAFSQNSTLFQHQIIHAGVKPYECSECGKAFSRSSYLIEHQRIHTRAQWYYEFGNAVESNTFLNPKKVNTVKKLHQCDGCEKIFRWRSHLIIHQRIHTGEKPYKCSACGKAYNRSSRLTQHQKSHMG; from the exons ATG GAGGCGGTGACATTTGGCGACGTGGCTGTGCACTTCTCTCGGGAGGAGTGGCAATGTCTGGATTCTGGTCAGAGGGCTCTCTACAGGGAGGTGATGCTGGAGAACCACAGCAGTGTGGCTGGACTAG GATTCCTGGTCTTTAAGCCTGAACTGATCTCTCGGCTGGAACAAGGACAAGAGCCGTGGGTCCTTGACCTACAGGGAGCAGAGGGGACAGAGGCACCATGGATTTGCCAGACAG ATTCTACTATTAGAACTGATCACAAGCAGAACTGTGAGTATATGAACATTCCCAAAAGGCAGATTCCTGGCTTTGGAGACAATTTGGATTCTAAGGTCTGGTCAGAGAATTGCTCAGGTGGCCTTGGGCTAAGAGTGAGTGGCTCCCTTTTCCAAAAGCAGCATTTGAATAGTGAGACCATGGCTCCCAAGGTCACGGTCCAGGATTGTAAGGAGCTGCCGGCCACTGTCCTGGGCTCTCAGCCTAATgaacagagagacagtgagaaagagacaggggaaaACTGTGAAGTGTGTGGTAGAGTCTTTAGACCAACCTTGAACCTGGATCCATATCTGGAAGTGAGTGTGCAGGAGAAACCATTCAGATGTCAGGAGTGCCAAAAACAATTAGCTGACCACTTAGAGGAGAAATGCACAAGTAACCTCCCTGGGAAGAAGCCTTACAAATGTgaggaatgtgggaaagccttcaggcTGTGTTCACAACTCAATCAGCATCAGAGaatccacactggagagaaaccatttAAGTGTGTTGATTGTGGGAAAGCGTTCCGTCTGAGCTCCAAACTTATTCAGCATCAAAGAATCCATACGGGAGAGAAGCCTTACAGATGTGAGGAATGTGGGAAAACCTTCGGGCAGAGCTCAAGCCTTATCCATCATCAGAGAATCCATACAGGAGAAAGGCCTTATAGTTGCCaagagtgtgggaaagccttcagccAGCAGTCCCAGCTAGTCAGACATCGGAGGACTCACACTGGAGAGAGGCCCTACCCCTGCCAGGAGTGTGGCAAGGCCTTCAGCCAGAGCTCGACTCTAGCCCATCATCAGAGGATGCATGCTGGGGAGAAATCTCACATGCCAAGAGCTTCAGAGAGCCCAATCCTTATTGCCCATGAGAGAAATAACACTGTAGAGAAGCCATTTAAGTGTGAGGAGTGCGGGAAAGCTTTCAGGTGGATCTCTCGCCTGAGCCAGCACCAGCTGATTCACACCGGAGAGAAACCCTTTAAGTGCAGCAAGTGCACAAAGGCCTTTGGTTGTAGCTCACGGCTCATTCGCCACCAGAGAACTCACACCGGAGAGAAGCCGTTTAAATGTGATGAGTGTGGGAAGGGCTTTGTCCAGGGCTCCCATCTCACTCAGCATCAGCGaatccacacaggagagaagccGTATGTGTGTAATgactgtgggaaagccttcagccAGAGCTCTAGTCTCATCTACCACCAGAGGATTCATAAGGGAGAGAAGCCATATGAGTGCATCCAATGTGGGAAGGCCTTCAGCATGAGCACACAGCTCACCATCCACCAGAGGGTTCACACCGGGGAGAGACCCTATAAGTGCAGCGAGTGTGGAAAAGCCTTCAGTCAGAATTCAACCCTTTTCCAACACCAGATAATCCATGCTGGCGTGAAGCCCTATGAGTGCAGCGAGTGTGGGAAGGCCTTCAGTCGGAGCTCATACCTTATTGAACACCAGAGAATCCACACCAGAGCCCAGTGGTACTATGAATTTGGGAACGCCGTGGAAAGTAACACCTTTTTGAACCCTAAAAAAGTGAACACTGTAAAAAAACTGCACCAGTGTGACGGCTGTGAGAAGATCTTCAGGTGGCGTTCGCACCTGATTATACACCAGAGGATTCACACAGGAGAGAAGCCTTACAAGTGCAGTGCTTGTGGCAAAGCTTATAATCGGAGCTCAAGGCTCACTCAGCACCAGAAGAGTCACATGGGGTAA
- the Znf7 gene encoding zinc finger protein 7 isoform X1, producing MEAVTFGDVAVHFSREEWQCLDSGQRALYREVMLENHSSVAGLAGFLVFKPELISRLEQGQEPWVLDLQGAEGTEAPWICQTDSTIRTDHKQNCEYMNIPKRQIPGFGDNLDSKVWSENCSGGLGLRVSGSLFQKQHLNSETMAPKVTVQDCKELPATVLGSQPNEQRDSEKETGENCEVCGRVFRPTLNLDPYLEVSVQEKPFRCQECQKQLADHLEEKCTSNLPGKKPYKCEECGKAFRLCSQLNQHQRIHTGEKPFKCVDCGKAFRLSSKLIQHQRIHTGEKPYRCEECGKTFGQSSSLIHHQRIHTGERPYSCQECGKAFSQQSQLVRHRRTHTGERPYPCQECGKAFSQSSTLAHHQRMHAGEKSHMPRASESPILIAHERNNTVEKPFKCEECGKAFRWISRLSQHQLIHTGEKPFKCSKCTKAFGCSSRLIRHQRTHTGEKPFKCDECGKGFVQGSHLTQHQRIHTGEKPYVCNDCGKAFSQSSSLIYHQRIHKGEKPYECIQCGKAFSMSTQLTIHQRVHTGERPYKCSECGKAFSQNSTLFQHQIIHAGVKPYECSECGKAFSRSSYLIEHQRIHTRAQWYYEFGNAVESNTFLNPKKVNTVKKLHQCDGCEKIFRWRSHLIIHQRIHTGEKPYKCSACGKAYNRSSRLTQHQKSHMG from the exons ATG GAGGCGGTGACATTTGGCGACGTGGCTGTGCACTTCTCTCGGGAGGAGTGGCAATGTCTGGATTCTGGTCAGAGGGCTCTCTACAGGGAGGTGATGCTGGAGAACCACAGCAGTGTGGCTGGACTAG CAGGATTCCTGGTCTTTAAGCCTGAACTGATCTCTCGGCTGGAACAAGGACAAGAGCCGTGGGTCCTTGACCTACAGGGAGCAGAGGGGACAGAGGCACCATGGATTTGCCAGACAG ATTCTACTATTAGAACTGATCACAAGCAGAACTGTGAGTATATGAACATTCCCAAAAGGCAGATTCCTGGCTTTGGAGACAATTTGGATTCTAAGGTCTGGTCAGAGAATTGCTCAGGTGGCCTTGGGCTAAGAGTGAGTGGCTCCCTTTTCCAAAAGCAGCATTTGAATAGTGAGACCATGGCTCCCAAGGTCACGGTCCAGGATTGTAAGGAGCTGCCGGCCACTGTCCTGGGCTCTCAGCCTAATgaacagagagacagtgagaaagagacaggggaaaACTGTGAAGTGTGTGGTAGAGTCTTTAGACCAACCTTGAACCTGGATCCATATCTGGAAGTGAGTGTGCAGGAGAAACCATTCAGATGTCAGGAGTGCCAAAAACAATTAGCTGACCACTTAGAGGAGAAATGCACAAGTAACCTCCCTGGGAAGAAGCCTTACAAATGTgaggaatgtgggaaagccttcaggcTGTGTTCACAACTCAATCAGCATCAGAGaatccacactggagagaaaccatttAAGTGTGTTGATTGTGGGAAAGCGTTCCGTCTGAGCTCCAAACTTATTCAGCATCAAAGAATCCATACGGGAGAGAAGCCTTACAGATGTGAGGAATGTGGGAAAACCTTCGGGCAGAGCTCAAGCCTTATCCATCATCAGAGAATCCATACAGGAGAAAGGCCTTATAGTTGCCaagagtgtgggaaagccttcagccAGCAGTCCCAGCTAGTCAGACATCGGAGGACTCACACTGGAGAGAGGCCCTACCCCTGCCAGGAGTGTGGCAAGGCCTTCAGCCAGAGCTCGACTCTAGCCCATCATCAGAGGATGCATGCTGGGGAGAAATCTCACATGCCAAGAGCTTCAGAGAGCCCAATCCTTATTGCCCATGAGAGAAATAACACTGTAGAGAAGCCATTTAAGTGTGAGGAGTGCGGGAAAGCTTTCAGGTGGATCTCTCGCCTGAGCCAGCACCAGCTGATTCACACCGGAGAGAAACCCTTTAAGTGCAGCAAGTGCACAAAGGCCTTTGGTTGTAGCTCACGGCTCATTCGCCACCAGAGAACTCACACCGGAGAGAAGCCGTTTAAATGTGATGAGTGTGGGAAGGGCTTTGTCCAGGGCTCCCATCTCACTCAGCATCAGCGaatccacacaggagagaagccGTATGTGTGTAATgactgtgggaaagccttcagccAGAGCTCTAGTCTCATCTACCACCAGAGGATTCATAAGGGAGAGAAGCCATATGAGTGCATCCAATGTGGGAAGGCCTTCAGCATGAGCACACAGCTCACCATCCACCAGAGGGTTCACACCGGGGAGAGACCCTATAAGTGCAGCGAGTGTGGAAAAGCCTTCAGTCAGAATTCAACCCTTTTCCAACACCAGATAATCCATGCTGGCGTGAAGCCCTATGAGTGCAGCGAGTGTGGGAAGGCCTTCAGTCGGAGCTCATACCTTATTGAACACCAGAGAATCCACACCAGAGCCCAGTGGTACTATGAATTTGGGAACGCCGTGGAAAGTAACACCTTTTTGAACCCTAAAAAAGTGAACACTGTAAAAAAACTGCACCAGTGTGACGGCTGTGAGAAGATCTTCAGGTGGCGTTCGCACCTGATTATACACCAGAGGATTCACACAGGAGAGAAGCCTTACAAGTGCAGTGCTTGTGGCAAAGCTTATAATCGGAGCTCAAGGCTCACTCAGCACCAGAAGAGTCACATGGGGTAA
- the Znf7 gene encoding zinc finger protein 7 isoform X3, translating to MLENHSSVAGLAGFLVFKPELISRLEQGQEPWVLDLQGAEGTEAPWICQTDSTIRTDHKQNCEYMNIPKRQIPGFGDNLDSKVWSENCSGGLGLRVSGSLFQKQHLNSETMAPKVTVQDCKELPATVLGSQPNEQRDSEKETGENCEVCGRVFRPTLNLDPYLEVSVQEKPFRCQECQKQLADHLEEKCTSNLPGKKPYKCEECGKAFRLCSQLNQHQRIHTGEKPFKCVDCGKAFRLSSKLIQHQRIHTGEKPYRCEECGKTFGQSSSLIHHQRIHTGERPYSCQECGKAFSQQSQLVRHRRTHTGERPYPCQECGKAFSQSSTLAHHQRMHAGEKSHMPRASESPILIAHERNNTVEKPFKCEECGKAFRWISRLSQHQLIHTGEKPFKCSKCTKAFGCSSRLIRHQRTHTGEKPFKCDECGKGFVQGSHLTQHQRIHTGEKPYVCNDCGKAFSQSSSLIYHQRIHKGEKPYECIQCGKAFSMSTQLTIHQRVHTGERPYKCSECGKAFSQNSTLFQHQIIHAGVKPYECSECGKAFSRSSYLIEHQRIHTRAQWYYEFGNAVESNTFLNPKKVNTVKKLHQCDGCEKIFRWRSHLIIHQRIHTGEKPYKCSACGKAYNRSSRLTQHQKSHMG from the exons ATGCTGGAGAACCACAGCAGTGTGGCTGGACTAG CAGGATTCCTGGTCTTTAAGCCTGAACTGATCTCTCGGCTGGAACAAGGACAAGAGCCGTGGGTCCTTGACCTACAGGGAGCAGAGGGGACAGAGGCACCATGGATTTGCCAGACAG ATTCTACTATTAGAACTGATCACAAGCAGAACTGTGAGTATATGAACATTCCCAAAAGGCAGATTCCTGGCTTTGGAGACAATTTGGATTCTAAGGTCTGGTCAGAGAATTGCTCAGGTGGCCTTGGGCTAAGAGTGAGTGGCTCCCTTTTCCAAAAGCAGCATTTGAATAGTGAGACCATGGCTCCCAAGGTCACGGTCCAGGATTGTAAGGAGCTGCCGGCCACTGTCCTGGGCTCTCAGCCTAATgaacagagagacagtgagaaagagacaggggaaaACTGTGAAGTGTGTGGTAGAGTCTTTAGACCAACCTTGAACCTGGATCCATATCTGGAAGTGAGTGTGCAGGAGAAACCATTCAGATGTCAGGAGTGCCAAAAACAATTAGCTGACCACTTAGAGGAGAAATGCACAAGTAACCTCCCTGGGAAGAAGCCTTACAAATGTgaggaatgtgggaaagccttcaggcTGTGTTCACAACTCAATCAGCATCAGAGaatccacactggagagaaaccatttAAGTGTGTTGATTGTGGGAAAGCGTTCCGTCTGAGCTCCAAACTTATTCAGCATCAAAGAATCCATACGGGAGAGAAGCCTTACAGATGTGAGGAATGTGGGAAAACCTTCGGGCAGAGCTCAAGCCTTATCCATCATCAGAGAATCCATACAGGAGAAAGGCCTTATAGTTGCCaagagtgtgggaaagccttcagccAGCAGTCCCAGCTAGTCAGACATCGGAGGACTCACACTGGAGAGAGGCCCTACCCCTGCCAGGAGTGTGGCAAGGCCTTCAGCCAGAGCTCGACTCTAGCCCATCATCAGAGGATGCATGCTGGGGAGAAATCTCACATGCCAAGAGCTTCAGAGAGCCCAATCCTTATTGCCCATGAGAGAAATAACACTGTAGAGAAGCCATTTAAGTGTGAGGAGTGCGGGAAAGCTTTCAGGTGGATCTCTCGCCTGAGCCAGCACCAGCTGATTCACACCGGAGAGAAACCCTTTAAGTGCAGCAAGTGCACAAAGGCCTTTGGTTGTAGCTCACGGCTCATTCGCCACCAGAGAACTCACACCGGAGAGAAGCCGTTTAAATGTGATGAGTGTGGGAAGGGCTTTGTCCAGGGCTCCCATCTCACTCAGCATCAGCGaatccacacaggagagaagccGTATGTGTGTAATgactgtgggaaagccttcagccAGAGCTCTAGTCTCATCTACCACCAGAGGATTCATAAGGGAGAGAAGCCATATGAGTGCATCCAATGTGGGAAGGCCTTCAGCATGAGCACACAGCTCACCATCCACCAGAGGGTTCACACCGGGGAGAGACCCTATAAGTGCAGCGAGTGTGGAAAAGCCTTCAGTCAGAATTCAACCCTTTTCCAACACCAGATAATCCATGCTGGCGTGAAGCCCTATGAGTGCAGCGAGTGTGGGAAGGCCTTCAGTCGGAGCTCATACCTTATTGAACACCAGAGAATCCACACCAGAGCCCAGTGGTACTATGAATTTGGGAACGCCGTGGAAAGTAACACCTTTTTGAACCCTAAAAAAGTGAACACTGTAAAAAAACTGCACCAGTGTGACGGCTGTGAGAAGATCTTCAGGTGGCGTTCGCACCTGATTATACACCAGAGGATTCACACAGGAGAGAAGCCTTACAAGTGCAGTGCTTGTGGCAAAGCTTATAATCGGAGCTCAAGGCTCACTCAGCACCAGAAGAGTCACATGGGGTAA